In the Candidatus Binatia bacterium genome, one interval contains:
- the ispD gene encoding 2-C-methyl-D-erythritol 4-phosphate cytidylyltransferase produces MDVTLLIPAAGSGSRLGRDVPKALVDVGGSALLVRTLERLAAATSFLETIVMAPPEAIERFREALGGLPQSLGTLRVLAGGRTRQESVAIGVAAVDPRCEIVCVHDAARPLVDPLTVAQVLEAAHAAGAATAASRPCDSVRQETGGGGTVAIDRATLWLVETPQAFSRELLASSHARATRSGELYTDDASLVEAAGTPVRIVSSLGRNLKVTIETDLVLASELLRRTDPRAGAGRR; encoded by the coding sequence GTGGACGTCACGCTGCTCATTCCCGCGGCCGGTAGCGGATCTCGCCTCGGCCGCGATGTTCCAAAAGCCCTCGTCGATGTCGGCGGCTCGGCACTGCTCGTGCGCACGCTCGAGCGCCTGGCAGCAGCGACGTCGTTTCTTGAAACGATCGTGATGGCGCCGCCCGAGGCCATCGAGCGATTCCGCGAGGCGCTCGGCGGCCTTCCGCAGTCGCTCGGCACCTTGCGCGTGCTTGCCGGCGGTCGCACCAGGCAGGAATCGGTGGCCATCGGGGTCGCAGCCGTCGACCCGCGCTGCGAGATCGTTTGCGTCCATGATGCGGCACGGCCGCTCGTCGATCCCCTGACGGTGGCCCAGGTGCTGGAAGCGGCGCACGCGGCCGGCGCGGCGACGGCAGCGTCGCGCCCCTGCGACAGCGTGCGCCAGGAAACCGGCGGCGGCGGCACGGTCGCAATCGACCGGGCGACGCTGTGGCTCGTCGAGACTCCCCAGGCTTTCTCTCGCGAGCTGCTTGCGAGCTCCCACGCGCGCGCGACGCGATCGGGCGAGCTCTACACCGACGACGCGTCGCTGGTCGAAGCGGCCGGAACGCCGGTTCGCATCGTTTCGTCGCTCGGACGCAATCTGAAGGTCACGATCGAGACCGACCTCGTCCTTGCGAGCGAGCTGCTGCGCAGGACGGATCCGCGTGCGGGGGCCGGGCGCCGATAA
- a CDS encoding CarD family transcriptional regulator gives MEYKVGDKVVYPAHGVGVIEEVETRTVSGASAIFYSLRILDSDMKILIPTGKCKSVGLRRVIGKDMVTKVYKVLREKRVTVDQATWNRRYREYTEKIKTGSVLEIAEVLRDLFMLKGDKELSFGERKMLDTARNLLVKELAIAKSNTEENIMEELKTIFGH, from the coding sequence TTGGAATACAAGGTTGGAGACAAGGTCGTGTACCCCGCCCATGGCGTGGGGGTCATCGAGGAAGTGGAGACTCGCACGGTTTCGGGCGCCAGCGCGATCTTCTACTCGCTACGCATCCTCGACTCCGACATGAAGATCCTGATTCCGACGGGCAAGTGCAAGTCGGTGGGCCTGCGCCGCGTGATCGGCAAGGACATGGTCACCAAGGTCTACAAGGTGCTGCGCGAAAAGCGCGTCACCGTCGACCAGGCCACGTGGAACCGCCGCTATCGCGAGTACACCGAGAAGATCAAGACCGGCTCCGTGCTCGAGATCGCCGAAGTGCTCCGTGACCTGTTCATGCTCAAGGGCGACAAGGAGCTGTCGTTCGGCGAGCGCAAGATGCTCGACACCGCGCGCAACCTGCTCGTCAAGGAGCTCGCGATCGCCAAGTCGAACACCGAAGAGAACATCATGGAGGAGCTGAAGACGATCTTCGGCCACTGA
- a CDS encoding dihydroorotate dehydrogenase produces the protein MTVDLSTKVGALELATAVIAASGTFGYGIEYDGLVEWPLIGAVSVKGLSAEPSKGHASPRMVETPGGMLNAIGLQNIGAAAFLRDKLPKLRTLGPRVIANCWGNTTADFERVVDVLGSADGIDALELNLSCPHKHEWGGVLAADPKTTAEVISAVRRRTRRPLWVKLSPNVTDITEIARVAEGEGADALTLINTLRGLAIDIETRRPSLANGSGGLSGPAIKPVALYMVWQTARAVGIPVVGAGGIRSGRDAVEFLMAGARAVEVGTASLYDPDAVARIAREIGDVVAGLGESSVTSIIGTLNA, from the coding sequence TTGACCGTCGATCTTTCGACGAAGGTCGGTGCGCTGGAGCTGGCCACGGCGGTCATCGCCGCATCGGGCACCTTCGGCTATGGGATCGAGTACGACGGGCTGGTCGAGTGGCCGCTGATCGGCGCCGTGTCGGTCAAGGGCCTGTCGGCCGAGCCTTCCAAAGGGCATGCCTCGCCGCGCATGGTCGAGACGCCGGGGGGCATGCTCAACGCGATCGGCCTGCAGAACATCGGCGCCGCCGCGTTTCTTCGCGACAAGCTCCCGAAGCTTCGCACGCTCGGGCCCCGCGTCATCGCCAACTGCTGGGGCAACACCACGGCCGATTTCGAGCGCGTCGTCGACGTGCTCGGGTCTGCCGACGGCATCGACGCGCTCGAGCTCAATCTTTCGTGTCCCCACAAGCACGAATGGGGAGGAGTGCTGGCGGCCGATCCGAAGACGACGGCAGAGGTGATTTCGGCCGTGCGCCGTCGCACGCGTCGTCCATTGTGGGTCAAGCTTTCGCCGAACGTCACCGACATCACCGAGATCGCGCGCGTCGCCGAGGGCGAAGGCGCCGATGCGCTGACGCTGATCAACACGCTGAGGGGACTTGCGATCGACATCGAGACGCGGCGGCCGAGCCTCGCCAACGGCAGCGGAGGGCTCTCCGGTCCGGCGATCAAGCCCGTCGCTCTCTACATGGTGTGGCAGACCGCCAGGGCCGTCGGCATTCCGGTCGTCGGCGCCGGTGGCATCCGCAGCGGACGCGACGCCGTCGAGTTCCTCATGGCGGGCGCGCGTGCGGTCGAGGTCGGAACGGCGTCGCTCTACGACCCCGACGCGGTGGCGCGCATTGCGCGGGAAATCGGCGACGTCGTCGCCGGCCTCGGCGAATCCTCCGTTACTTCGATCATCGGCACCTTGAACGCCTGA
- a CDS encoding beta-ketoacyl-ACP synthase III — protein MSTTSQPAARSHILAAGFEVPKTVVTNDELSQILDTNDAWIQQRSGIRERHYVDDDQGSAPLAEKAARTAIARAGIEVGDIDLILCGSLSPDVDFPGNAAFVQQRLGLAGRPAFDVRNQCSGFLYMLSIADQYVRTGGARYVLVIGSEVHSSGLEFADRSRHVTVLFGDGAGAVVVGPSPSPDRGLLTINLHCEGSFAEKLCLLGPGSLHKPRLAKDWTPADIYGWPQMDGKFVFRHAITRMTESIEEALAAVGKTKEDISIVIPHQANLRINQLVAMGLGFGDDRMVNNIDRYGNTTAATIPILLSETLEAGRIREGDLVCLAAFGAGFTWASALYRW, from the coding sequence GTGAGCACCACCAGCCAGCCTGCCGCGCGTTCGCACATTCTTGCAGCGGGATTCGAGGTGCCGAAGACCGTCGTGACCAACGACGAGCTCTCGCAGATCCTCGACACCAACGATGCGTGGATCCAGCAGCGCAGCGGCATCCGCGAACGCCACTACGTGGACGACGACCAGGGCAGCGCGCCGCTGGCCGAAAAAGCCGCGCGCACCGCGATCGCTCGCGCCGGCATCGAGGTCGGCGACATCGACCTGATCCTGTGCGGCTCGCTCAGTCCGGACGTCGATTTCCCCGGCAACGCCGCATTCGTCCAGCAGAGGCTCGGCCTGGCGGGCCGCCCTGCCTTCGACGTGCGCAACCAGTGCTCGGGCTTTCTCTACATGCTCTCGATCGCCGACCAGTACGTGCGCACCGGCGGCGCGCGGTACGTGCTGGTGATCGGCAGCGAAGTGCACTCGAGCGGCCTCGAGTTCGCCGATCGCAGCCGCCACGTGACCGTGCTGTTCGGCGACGGCGCCGGCGCCGTGGTGGTAGGACCTTCGCCTTCGCCGGACCGCGGCCTTCTGACGATCAACCTGCACTGCGAAGGCAGCTTCGCCGAGAAGCTCTGCCTTCTCGGACCGGGATCGTTGCACAAGCCGCGCCTGGCCAAGGACTGGACTCCTGCCGACATCTACGGATGGCCGCAGATGGACGGCAAGTTCGTGTTCCGCCACGCGATCACGCGCATGACCGAGTCGATCGAAGAAGCGCTCGCGGCCGTCGGCAAGACGAAGGAGGACATTTCGATCGTCATTCCCCACCAGGCCAACCTGCGCATCAACCAGCTCGTCGCGATGGGCCTCGGCTTCGGCGACGACCGCATGGTCAACAACATCGATCGCTACGGCAACACCACTGCCGCGACGATTCCCATCCTGCTCAGCGAGACCCTGGAAGCGGGACGCATCCGCGAAGGCGATCTCGTGTGCCTTGCCGCCTTCGGTGCCGGCTTCACGTGGGCATCCGCGCTCTATCGATGGTGA
- a CDS encoding 3-oxoacyl-[acyl-carrier-protein] synthase III C-terminal domain-containing protein, translating to MRSVAITAIEAEPASRIVGDDELGAETGLDVAVVRKWSAARQRRESPDGEGPTALAARAAMRALASRSLAASDIDLIVFATNTPDMFFPGSGCLLQAALGCRTVGGLDLRSQCTGFLAALDAARRFVATGTMQRVLVAAADTPSHFNARDSRSPALTCGMADAGAAAILEAGSGAGEILSVVVGTDGSRHADYWCEYPASRFREGTTLPERNRLPLSKVEAGLHFPSAKLDRLRELALERVPAAFATSLAQAGVDNVSATLVAHLDAGVERDLGRALGEAAGRILVSDLLYCGGTSLPVIMATARARGDLRSGDMVAMVTSGSGASWGSAVVRVP from the coding sequence ATGCGAAGCGTCGCGATCACGGCCATCGAAGCGGAGCCCGCCAGTCGGATCGTCGGCGACGACGAGCTTGGCGCCGAGACCGGTCTCGATGTTGCCGTCGTCCGCAAGTGGTCGGCGGCACGCCAGAGGCGCGAAAGCCCGGACGGCGAAGGGCCGACGGCGCTGGCCGCACGCGCCGCAATGCGTGCGCTCGCGTCGCGGTCGCTTGCCGCGTCGGACATTGACCTGATCGTCTTTGCGACCAATACGCCGGACATGTTCTTCCCGGGCTCGGGTTGCCTGCTGCAGGCTGCGCTCGGCTGCCGCACCGTCGGCGGCCTCGATCTTCGTTCCCAGTGCACCGGTTTTCTTGCGGCGCTCGATGCAGCCAGGCGCTTCGTCGCCACCGGCACCATGCAAAGGGTGCTGGTCGCCGCGGCCGATACACCGTCGCACTTCAACGCGCGCGACTCGCGAAGCCCCGCGCTCACTTGCGGAATGGCAGATGCGGGTGCGGCCGCCATCCTGGAGGCGGGCTCGGGCGCCGGAGAGATCCTGTCGGTCGTCGTCGGCACCGACGGATCGCGCCACGCGGATTACTGGTGCGAGTATCCGGCCAGCCGTTTTCGCGAAGGAACGACGCTGCCGGAGCGCAACCGCCTTCCGCTGTCGAAAGTCGAAGCAGGACTTCATTTCCCGAGCGCGAAGCTCGACCGGCTTCGCGAGCTGGCGCTCGAGCGCGTGCCCGCGGCGTTCGCGACGTCGCTTGCGCAGGCCGGGGTCGATAACGTGTCGGCTACGCTGGTGGCGCACCTGGACGCCGGCGTCGAGCGCGATCTCGGCAGGGCGCTCGGCGAAGCGGCCGGCCGCATCCTTGTCTCCGACCTTCTGTATTGCGGCGGTACGTCGCTTCCCGTGATCATGGCCACAGCCAGAGCCAGGGGCGACTTGCGCAGCGGCGACATGGTCGCAATGGTGACGTCCGGATCCGGCGCGAGCTGGGGCTCGGCCGTCGTGAGGGTACCGTGA